From a region of the Chitinophaga caseinilytica genome:
- a CDS encoding ring-cleaving dioxygenase encodes MQQLVTGIHHITAMCDSSQRNIDFYCGILGLRLVKKTVNFDAPDVYHFYYGDEAGAPGSILTFFPFAGIAKGRRGKGMLNTTTFSVPTASLDYWQQRLKRFNVNAKPPQERFGETFIYFEDHDGLGLELVFNDADPRPPFSYGHIPLEHSVRGFFSAEIWEEGYEKTADLLTGLLNHTLISEHENRFRFAASDVPGSYVDVLCTPDSLRALSGGGTVHHIAFATPDREAQMAVRTKLMERSFNPTPILDRNYFTSIYFREPGGVLFEIATSGPGFAIDEPPAHLGEALKLPPQYEPMRAELLASLPEVSVNPDKFR; translated from the coding sequence ATGCAACAACTCGTCACCGGCATCCATCACATCACCGCCATGTGCGACAGCTCACAACGCAACATCGATTTCTATTGCGGCATCCTTGGCCTCCGACTCGTGAAAAAAACAGTGAATTTCGATGCTCCAGACGTGTATCACTTCTATTACGGCGACGAAGCCGGCGCCCCCGGCAGCATCCTCACCTTCTTTCCCTTCGCCGGCATCGCTAAAGGCAGAAGAGGAAAGGGAATGCTCAATACCACCACTTTTTCCGTTCCCACCGCGTCGCTGGACTACTGGCAGCAACGCCTCAAACGCTTTAACGTAAACGCCAAACCGCCGCAGGAACGCTTCGGCGAAACCTTCATCTATTTCGAAGACCACGACGGCCTCGGCCTCGAGCTCGTTTTCAATGACGCCGATCCCCGTCCGCCGTTCTCCTACGGCCACATCCCCCTGGAACACTCGGTCCGGGGCTTCTTTTCCGCTGAAATCTGGGAAGAAGGCTACGAGAAAACGGCAGATTTGCTCACGGGCCTCCTCAACCATACGCTCATCTCCGAACACGAAAACCGCTTCCGCTTCGCAGCCAGCGACGTGCCGGGGAGCTACGTAGACGTGCTTTGTACGCCCGATAGCCTGCGCGCCCTCAGCGGCGGCGGCACCGTGCACCACATCGCTTTCGCAACGCCCGACAGGGAGGCGCAAATGGCCGTTCGCACGAAGCTCATGGAACGATCCTTCAATCCCACGCCCATCCTCGACCGCAACTATTTCACTTCGATATATTTCCGCGAACCGGGCGGCGTACTGTTCGAGATCGCTACGTCCGGACCGGGCTTCGCGATCGACGAACCGCCAGCGCACCTCGGCGAGGCGCTCAAACTGCCGCCGCAATACGAGCCCATGCGCGCGGAGCTCCTTGCGTCGCTGCCCGAAGTTTCCGTCAACCCCGATAAATTCCGCTAA
- a CDS encoding DUF417 family protein, producing the protein MLRIAVSVILIWIGALKFVPYEAEGITPFVANSPFMRFFYQHPDEYGQHRNKEGEVHPANIAWHEANNTYGYAYGLGILLVAMGVLLLLDRAHPLFGTAGALLTIIMGVGTLSFLVTTPETWVPDLSGAHHGFPYLSAAGRLVLKDLIMLAGAVVLLADSAKAALLRQRNR; encoded by the coding sequence ATGTTGCGTATAGCTGTTTCCGTTATATTGATCTGGATCGGCGCGTTGAAATTCGTGCCGTATGAAGCGGAGGGCATCACGCCCTTTGTGGCCAACAGTCCGTTTATGCGCTTTTTCTATCAACATCCCGATGAATACGGGCAGCACCGCAATAAGGAAGGGGAAGTTCACCCGGCGAACATCGCGTGGCACGAGGCGAACAATACTTACGGTTATGCTTATGGATTAGGGATACTGCTGGTGGCCATGGGTGTGCTGCTGCTTCTGGACCGGGCGCATCCGTTGTTCGGGACGGCAGGCGCACTGCTCACCATCATCATGGGCGTGGGTACACTGTCGTTTCTCGTGACGACGCCCGAGACCTGGGTCCCCGATCTCAGCGGTGCCCATCATGGGTTTCCGTACCTTTCTGCGGCGGGGAGGCTGGTGCTGAAGGATCTTATTATGCTCGCGGGGGCCGTGGTTTTGCTGGCAGATTCCGCGAAGGCGGCGCTTTTGCGACAGCGCAACAGGTAG
- a CDS encoding AraC family transcriptional regulator, which translates to METAHNIRRAADGALLASLREIDGTADWHRAPLYAVVHLRTGSAVCETGNARFTLHAPVLLFFTPYQEYTFHGEFSGSHLSFHGDFYCIEKHRHEVACNGVLFNNIYTPPFVPLDGEQAASADNYLRLLRDAMAGTDDLAREDLVIAHLKILLIIATRVKSRQIEETLTQLPPDAGPRLQQFHQLLEAHFTQWKKPADYAAAMHITGKALSRLTAKYLSKTPSDLIAERVVQEAKRALHFSHQRVNEIATALGYNDPLYLSRLFRKQTGVSPREFRQQVGVSILV; encoded by the coding sequence ATGGAAACGGCCCACAACATCCGGCGAGCCGCCGACGGCGCCCTGCTCGCCAGCCTCCGCGAAATCGACGGAACGGCCGACTGGCATCGCGCCCCGCTTTACGCGGTGGTCCACCTGCGGACCGGTTCGGCCGTCTGTGAAACCGGAAATGCCCGGTTCACGCTGCATGCCCCTGTCCTCCTCTTCTTCACGCCCTACCAGGAATACACTTTCCATGGAGAATTTTCCGGCAGCCATCTCAGTTTCCACGGCGATTTCTATTGTATCGAGAAACACCGGCACGAAGTAGCCTGCAACGGCGTCCTTTTCAACAACATTTATACGCCGCCGTTCGTTCCGCTAGACGGTGAACAGGCCGCTTCGGCCGACAATTATCTCCGCCTGCTCCGCGATGCCATGGCTGGCACCGACGATCTCGCGCGGGAAGATCTCGTCATCGCCCATCTGAAAATCCTCCTCATTATCGCCACCCGCGTCAAAAGCCGCCAGATCGAGGAAACCCTCACACAACTCCCGCCAGACGCCGGCCCCCGGCTGCAACAGTTCCATCAGCTGCTCGAAGCGCATTTCACCCAATGGAAAAAACCGGCGGATTATGCCGCAGCGATGCACATCACCGGCAAAGCCCTTTCCCGCCTCACCGCAAAATACCTTTCCAAAACCCCGTCGGACCTCATCGCCGAGCGCGTGGTGCAGGAAGCCAAGCGGGCGCTGCATTTCTCGCACCAGCGCGTGAATGAGATCGCCACGGCACTGGGGTACAACGATCCCCTGTACCTGAGCCGCCTCTTCCGCAAGCAGACGGGTGTTTCGCCGCGGGAATTCCGGCAGCAGGTGGGTGTTTCGATCCTTGTCTGA
- a CDS encoding alpha/beta hydrolase: MHTKRIITSGTPLKQASRALVLVHGRGGSADDILTLAPLLAVGDYALLAPQANGNSWYPHSFLMPQEDNEPWLSSAIDVLSATVQDILDTGIPHSGIYFTGFSQGACLTLEFAARHAVKYGGIAAFTGGLIGDHVHRSNYSGDFAGTPVFIGSSDPDMHVPVKRVRETENVYQDLNAGITVKIYPNMGHTISGDEINIANEKIFGKI, encoded by the coding sequence ATGCACACCAAGCGAATCATCACATCAGGGACCCCGCTCAAACAGGCATCGCGGGCGCTGGTCCTGGTTCACGGGCGCGGCGGCTCGGCCGATGACATCCTCACACTGGCGCCCCTGCTGGCCGTGGGAGATTACGCGCTGCTGGCGCCGCAGGCCAACGGGAATTCATGGTACCCGCATTCGTTCCTCATGCCGCAGGAAGACAATGAGCCCTGGCTCTCCTCCGCCATAGACGTGCTTTCCGCCACGGTGCAAGATATCCTGGACACCGGCATTCCGCACAGCGGCATCTATTTTACGGGCTTCTCGCAAGGCGCCTGCCTCACGCTCGAATTCGCGGCGCGCCACGCGGTGAAGTACGGCGGCATCGCGGCGTTTACCGGCGGGCTCATCGGCGATCATGTGCACCGCTCCAATTATTCGGGAGATTTTGCCGGGACACCGGTTTTCATCGGTAGCAGCGATCCCGATATGCACGTTCCCGTGAAACGCGTGCGCGAAACCGAAAACGTTTATCAAGACCTCAATGCCGGCATCACCGTCAAAATATACCCGAACATGGGACATACCATTTCCGGGGACGAAATCAACATCGCCAACGAAAAAATCTTCGGCAAAATTTAA